A genomic window from Diospyros lotus cultivar Yz01 chromosome 2, ASM1463336v1, whole genome shotgun sequence includes:
- the LOC127794908 gene encoding serine/threonine-protein kinase ATM: MKGILMPKDKMFKVGQNITEFEPRNFLALIKCLAYDGSTPGKLKIASTKNWLSAFYRFIGHRQLPIHQLRGTSDLKHSVENGLKQSGVTVGTVSKNKVEDLAELCEEEKDIVLKKCKSGLSEEGIALSSRNKEENVDSEARNGNVEVADDGGSGGKFKKGYESRERRRSKYLSPPYVNTNWACKNLPDSEENQTENGKGVPQGGQGTNRISVQPVGSLPIGKHTGKKLKNKAFKKAIQGPNASGILEATKACSLDMLSELRFAALDCYYPSESKNFDSVDRFFSEFRRFVFHEKPNQEMDDYRHEPAEESTEVHLLQTLPGGEVPIDEAKEMVGGSTESRGTHSFAGTPNINDSADYPGLVGKDSKKRRKKKEVEKEEGSSYCHLGLNVTSKGKGRKKKEVATVNSNNENIPGLSNAISNLKRGSLVINFQETDCPARDVLSVQKKRKKAGKTPKLLQAKGAVDLPDLNGNCVTPGSLVQETHATELITPDRSELKKRKRDKAASVQSRTKNNNGLTDVNVNNPNLGSLVKDVPLSGPSSQNADELNNEEKGGAASLYLNSKPDATVKNAEDSSFVEYQGLMSLVSPDNKPGPKKRKKKEKTPAYNLTTEGSPAIPDLNGNATESSSVGKTLPGVNTTTVEGKPQRKRRKRDKPDFGTVQVNGEASETALLLRFAHGFPVPSKEALAATFCGFGPVNESATQPLNHSGTAQVVFNSGSDARDAFRSLEKSSPFGPALVNYRLHPHSAASRALSGADVDLLVPMPVQSKDGSKAPAEPHGLKTQEGEAQDLFYIRQNLEMMTSMLEKSGDNLSPETRAKLESEIKGLLKKVSTMVGSSSSS, encoded by the coding sequence ATGAAAGGGATTTTGATGCCAAAAGACAAAATGTTCAAAGTTGGTCAAAATATTACTGAGTTTGAACCTAGAAATTTTCTTGCATTAATCAAATGCCTTGCATATGATGGTTCTACACCTGGGAAGCTCAAAATTGCTTCTACGAAAAATTGGTTGTCAGCCTTCTATCGTTTCATCGGGCACCGCCAATTGCCAATACATCAATTACGGGGAACAAGTGATCTTAAACATAGTGTTGAAAATGGACTGAAACAGTCGGGGGTTACAGTGGGTACAGTATCAAAAAATAAGGTTGAAGACTTAGCTGAGCTTTGTGAAGAAGAGAAGGATATCGTGCTTAAGAAATGCAAGAGTGGGCTCTCCGAAGAAGGAATAGCACTGAGCTCCCGGAACAAAGAGGAAAACGTGGACTCTGAAGCTAGAAATGGAAATGTTGAAGTTGCTGATGATGGAGGAAGTGgaggaaaattcaaaaaaggATATGAATCAAGGGAACGAAGAAGAAGCAAGTATTTGTCACCTCCATACGTAAATACTAACTGGGCATGCAAAAACTTGCCCGATTCAGAAGAAAATCAAACGGAAAACGGTAAGGGAGTTCCCCAAGGAGGGCAAGGCACTAACAGGATCTCTGTCCAGCCGGTAGGATCCCTTCCAATTGGAAAGCATACTGGGAAGAAGTTAAAGAACAAGGCCTTCAAAAAAGCAATTCAAGGGCCTAATGCTTCAGGAATACTAGAAGCAACAAAGGCATGCTCGCTGGATATGCTCTCTGAACTTCGTTTTGCTGCTCTAGATTGTTATTATCCTAGtgaaagtaaaaattttgattCAGTTGATAGatttttttctgaatttagAAGATTTGTGTTTCATGAGAAGCCCAACCAGGAGATGGATGATTATAGGCATGAACCTGCAGAAGAGTCTACAGAGGTGCATCTTCTACAAACATTACCTGGAGGTGAAGTTCCGATAGATGAAGCAAAGGAAATGGTAGGAGGATCTACAGAATCCCGGGGAACACACAGTTTTGCTGGCACACCAAATATAAATGACTCTGCTGACTACCCTGGTTTAGTGGGTAAAGATTCaaagaagaggagaaagaagaaggaagtggagaaagaagaaggaagtaGCTACTGTCACCTAGGGCTCAATGTGACTTCTAAAGGGAaggggagaaagaagaaggaagtaGCTACTGTCAAttcaaataatgaaaacattCCTGGCCTTTCAAATGCAATCTCGAATCTTAAAAGGGGGTCTTTGGTAATAAATTTCCAGGAGACAGATTGCCCTGCACGGGATGTTCTGTCAGtacagaagaaaagaaagaaggcagGAAAAACGCCAAAGCTTCTGCAGGCTAAAGGAGCGGTGGACTTGCCCGATTTGAATGGGAACTGTGTTACACCGGGCTCATTGGTACAAGAGACACATGCAACCGAGCTCATTACACCTGACAGGTCTGagttgaagaagagaaagagggaCAAAGCTGCTTCTGTGCAATCTAGAACTAAGAATAATAATGGCTTAACTGATGTGAATGTAAACAATCCTAACCTTGGCTCACTCGTTAAAGATGTGCCACTTTCGGGTCCTTCATCCCAAAATGCTGATGAGCTAAATAACGAGGAGAAGGGAGGGGCCGCTTCATTGTATCTGAACAGCAAGCCCGATGCTACTGTGAAAAATGCTGAAGATAGCTCATTTGTTGAGTATCAGGGACTGATGAGCCTAGTTTCGCCTGATAACAAGCCTGGGcccaagaagaggaagaaaaaggagaaaacgCCTGCTTACAATCTGACGACTGAAGGTAGTCCTGCCATCCCGGATTTGAATGGAAATGCTACTGAATCTAGCTCGGTGGGTAAAACTTTGCCAGGGGTGAACACCACTACTGTTGAAGGTAAACCCCAGcgaaagaggagaaaaagagataaacCTGATTTTGGGACAGTTCAAGTTAATGGAGAGGCTTCAGAAACTGCTCTTCTCTTGAGGTTTGCTCATGGATTTCCAGTGCCTTCAAAAGAGGCTCTGGCTGCAACTTTTTGTGGGTTTGGGCCGGTGAATGAATCAGCAACACAGCCTTTGAATCATTCTGGTACAGCACAGGTTGTTTTCAATAGCGGTTCTGATGCTAGAGATGCCTTTCGTAGCTTAGAAAAGAGCAGCCCTTTTGGGCCAGCCCTAGTCAACTACCGCCTCCATCCTCACTCGGCTGCTTCAAGGGCACTTTCTGGAGCAGATGTTGACCTGCTTGTGCCAATGCCCGTCCAGAGCAAGGATGGATCCAAGGCTCCAGCAGAGCCTCATGGTTTGAAAACTCAAGAAGGGGAGGCGCAGGACCTTTTCTATATAAGACAGAATTTGGAGATGATGACGTCAATGCTGGAGAAATCTGGGGATAATCTTTCACCAGAAACAAGAGCCAAACTGGAAAGCGAAATAAAAGGCCTGCTGAAGAAGGTTAGCACCATGGTAGGCTCATCTTCCTCCTCTTAA